A genomic stretch from Prionailurus bengalensis isolate Pbe53 chromosome E2, Fcat_Pben_1.1_paternal_pri, whole genome shotgun sequence includes:
- the DKKL1 gene encoding dickkopf-like protein 1 isoform X1, with amino-acid sequence MWQPLVLLLLLPSASVPPSAAAPIRDADAQESSSGILGLQSLIQGFTRLFLKDDFLRGMDSFFSAPMEFRGLPRNYHQEENQEHRLGNNTLSSHLQIDKVTDNKTGEVLISEQVVASIEPGEGNLESDWKVPKIEEKEALVPVPKAIDTFRPEPHPRVAFWIMKLPRRRSHQDVQEGGRWLIEKRHRLQAIRDGLREGTHEDSLEEGTQGSSHSKPPARKTHFLYILRPYQQL; translated from the exons ATGTGGCAACCTCtggtcctgctgctgctgctcccctCTGCCTCGGTGCCCCCCTCCGCTGCAGCACCGATCCGCGATGCTGATGCCCAGGAGAGCTCCTCGGGTATTCTGGGCCTCCAGAGCCTAATCCAAGGCTTCACCCGGCTGTTCCTCAAA GATGACTTTCTGCGGGGCATGGACAGCTTCTTCTCTGCCCCCATGGAGTTCCGGGGCCTCCCCAGGAATTACCACCAAGAAGAGAACCAGGAGCACCGGCTGGGGAACAACACTCTCTCTAGCCACCTCCAGATCGACAAG GTGACAGACAACAAAACTGGAGAGGTGCTGATCTCTGAGCAGGTGGTGGCGTCCATTGAGCCGGGAGAGGGGAATTTGGAGAGTGACTGGAAG gtgcccaAGATAGAGGAGAAGGAGGCCCTGGTGCCTGTCCCTAAAGCCATCGACACCTTCCGCCCTGAACCCCATCCCCGAGTCGCCTTCTGGATCATGAAGCTGCCACGCAGGAGATCCCACCAGGATGTTCAGGAGGGCGGCCGCTGGCTCATCGAGAAGCGACACCGCTTGCAGGCCATCCGGGACGGGCTCCGCGAGGGGACCCACGAGGACAGCCTCGAAGAGGGGACCCAGGGATCCTCCCACTCAAAGCCGCCCGCCCGCAAGACCCACTTCCTGTACATCCTCAGGCCCTACCAGCAGCtatag
- the DKKL1 gene encoding dickkopf-like protein 1 isoform X3 has translation MDSFFSAPMEFRGLPRNYHQEENQEHRLGNNTLSSHLQIDKVTDNKTGEVLISEQVVASIEPGEGNLESDWKVPKIEEKEALVPVPKAIDTFRPEPHPRVAFWIMKLPRRRSHQDVQEGGRWLIEKRHRLQAIRDGLREGTHEDSLEEGTQGSSHSKPPARKTHFLYILRPYQQL, from the exons ATGGACAGCTTCTTCTCTGCCCCCATGGAGTTCCGGGGCCTCCCCAGGAATTACCACCAAGAAGAGAACCAGGAGCACCGGCTGGGGAACAACACTCTCTCTAGCCACCTCCAGATCGACAAG GTGACAGACAACAAAACTGGAGAGGTGCTGATCTCTGAGCAGGTGGTGGCGTCCATTGAGCCGGGAGAGGGGAATTTGGAGAGTGACTGGAAG gtgcccaAGATAGAGGAGAAGGAGGCCCTGGTGCCTGTCCCTAAAGCCATCGACACCTTCCGCCCTGAACCCCATCCCCGAGTCGCCTTCTGGATCATGAAGCTGCCACGCAGGAGATCCCACCAGGATGTTCAGGAGGGCGGCCGCTGGCTCATCGAGAAGCGACACCGCTTGCAGGCCATCCGGGACGGGCTCCGCGAGGGGACCCACGAGGACAGCCTCGAAGAGGGGACCCAGGGATCCTCCCACTCAAAGCCGCCCGCCCGCAAGACCCACTTCCTGTACATCCTCAGGCCCTACCAGCAGCtatag
- the DKKL1 gene encoding dickkopf-like protein 1 isoform X2: protein MWQPLVLLLLLPSASVPPSAAAPIRDADAQESSSGILGLQSLIQGFTRLFLKDDFLRGMDSFFSAPMEFRGLPRNYHQEENQEHRLGNNTLSSHLQIDKVPKIEEKEALVPVPKAIDTFRPEPHPRVAFWIMKLPRRRSHQDVQEGGRWLIEKRHRLQAIRDGLREGTHEDSLEEGTQGSSHSKPPARKTHFLYILRPYQQL, encoded by the exons ATGTGGCAACCTCtggtcctgctgctgctgctcccctCTGCCTCGGTGCCCCCCTCCGCTGCAGCACCGATCCGCGATGCTGATGCCCAGGAGAGCTCCTCGGGTATTCTGGGCCTCCAGAGCCTAATCCAAGGCTTCACCCGGCTGTTCCTCAAA GATGACTTTCTGCGGGGCATGGACAGCTTCTTCTCTGCCCCCATGGAGTTCCGGGGCCTCCCCAGGAATTACCACCAAGAAGAGAACCAGGAGCACCGGCTGGGGAACAACACTCTCTCTAGCCACCTCCAGATCGACAAG gtgcccaAGATAGAGGAGAAGGAGGCCCTGGTGCCTGTCCCTAAAGCCATCGACACCTTCCGCCCTGAACCCCATCCCCGAGTCGCCTTCTGGATCATGAAGCTGCCACGCAGGAGATCCCACCAGGATGTTCAGGAGGGCGGCCGCTGGCTCATCGAGAAGCGACACCGCTTGCAGGCCATCCGGGACGGGCTCCGCGAGGGGACCCACGAGGACAGCCTCGAAGAGGGGACCCAGGGATCCTCCCACTCAAAGCCGCCCGCCCGCAAGACCCACTTCCTGTACATCCTCAGGCCCTACCAGCAGCtatag